A single region of the Rhodococcus sp. W8901 genome encodes:
- a CDS encoding dodecin: MSNHVYRVIEIVGSSPDGVDAAIANAVGRAHETMRNLEWFEVVETRGHIEGGVVAHTQVTLKVGFRLE; the protein is encoded by the coding sequence ATGAGCAATCACGTCTACCGGGTGATCGAGATCGTCGGATCGTCGCCCGACGGTGTCGACGCGGCGATCGCGAACGCCGTCGGTCGCGCGCACGAGACGATGCGCAATCTCGAATGGTTCGAGGTCGTCGAGACCCGCGGTCACATCGAGGGCGGGGTCGTCGCGCACACGCAGGTGACGCTCAAGGTCGGTTTCCGGCTGGAATGA
- a CDS encoding serine hydrolase domain-containing protein, which translates to MVVDPRFLPLADRFFSMYRQPHNGGGALVAYVHGEKVLDIWAGYADRDRRWNRDTVSLSFSTGKGVASTVTHRLAERGIVDYDAPVATYWPEFAAAGKEAITIRDVLTHRTGLHKVRGLVPGRLGLLDYDTVVEALAAAAPDPRRLRGPGYHAVTFGWLVAETVSRATGKPFVDIVREEIAEPLGIDEFWYQVPQAQRPRIAKLFPHINPGGLDWQLTASVLSRVGPLRGLAEAAMPDGFDELVRNPAVHDAVMPGWNGVFSARSLARMYAAIANGGVIDGARFLKPETLEQMGAVQTRDRDYVLGVKLGWRLGYHPPILASRTQPTRGLGHYGVGGSGAYADPETGLALAFVTNRLGNAVSALGDLRLAKLGAEAQAIMRS; encoded by the coding sequence ATGGTGGTGGACCCGCGGTTCCTGCCGCTCGCCGACCGCTTCTTCTCGATGTACCGCCAGCCCCACAACGGTGGCGGTGCGCTGGTCGCCTACGTGCACGGCGAGAAGGTCCTCGACATCTGGGCCGGCTACGCGGACCGGGATCGTCGCTGGAACCGGGACACCGTCTCGCTGTCCTTCTCCACCGGCAAGGGTGTCGCGAGCACGGTCACGCACCGGTTGGCCGAGCGGGGCATCGTCGACTACGACGCCCCCGTCGCCACGTACTGGCCGGAGTTCGCGGCGGCGGGTAAGGAAGCGATCACCATCCGCGACGTGCTGACCCACCGCACCGGTCTGCACAAGGTCCGTGGACTGGTGCCCGGCCGCCTCGGTCTGCTCGACTACGACACCGTCGTCGAGGCACTCGCCGCGGCGGCACCGGATCCGCGTCGTCTGCGCGGGCCCGGCTACCACGCCGTGACGTTCGGATGGCTGGTCGCGGAGACGGTCTCGCGCGCCACCGGCAAACCGTTCGTCGACATCGTCCGCGAGGAGATCGCCGAACCCCTCGGGATCGACGAGTTCTGGTACCAGGTCCCGCAGGCCCAGAGGCCGCGGATCGCGAAGCTGTTCCCGCACATCAACCCCGGCGGACTGGACTGGCAGCTCACGGCGTCGGTCCTGTCCCGGGTGGGTCCCCTGCGGGGACTCGCCGAGGCCGCGATGCCGGACGGCTTCGACGAGCTCGTGCGGAACCCCGCGGTGCACGACGCCGTCATGCCCGGATGGAACGGCGTGTTCAGCGCCCGATCCCTCGCCCGGATGTACGCGGCCATCGCGAACGGAGGCGTCATCGACGGCGCCCGGTTCCTGAAGCCCGAGACCCTCGAACAGATGGGGGCCGTGCAGACCCGGGACCGCGACTACGTGCTCGGCGTCAAGCTCGGCTGGCGCCTGGGCTACCACCCTCCGATCCTGGCCAGTCGCACGCAGCCCACCCGCGGCCTCGGTCACTACGGGGTGGGCGGATCGGGCGCGTACGCGGACCCCGAGACCGGTCTGGCCTTGGCGTTCGTGACCAACAGACTCGGCAACGCGGTCTCCGCGCTCGGAGATCTGCGACTGGCCAAGCTGGGCGCCGAGGCACAGGCGATCATGCGTTCGTGA
- a CDS encoding aldehyde dehydrogenase family protein codes for MNNRDTTRFPAPREDGDRFGRVAYQRETGRVSTILTQARVCPGPQARVCVNPATLESIGSVQVATARQIDGLVSRAQRAFATWRGDRDARQKLLAICSRELFGVADAVAPLLTMEHGKPLDESAGEIRAAAKFLADTARIDWDDDAPVCAGRNRTAVIEYRPVGVVAVLIPWDLPILRMVAKIAPALVAGNTVIVETPPTVALSVTRVVDVLEAVLPDGVLGTSVGYDDTGSSLVGHPGIGRVSYVGSRGGARKIISKAARFLTPVATTTGGGGAAVVLPDAHVDATATALAGSAFLNAGQTLGGPGRAYVPTEMVDAFCEALSENMRMLTVGDGSSPETSIGPLHSARQLRVVEDFLARSVAAGSTLVHGGGRGTDLPGHFLEPTLLREIGDAGVPGAAVETAAAGPVFTVVGFDDLDRVLGWIGEPPHALSASVWGTDIDRAAKVAERVDAQSVSVNRHEVTDATSPFEMVAASGFGMIGGRAVDEFLQFRVINH; via the coding sequence ATGAACAATCGAGACACGACCAGATTCCCCGCACCGCGCGAGGACGGCGACAGGTTCGGTCGGGTGGCGTACCAGCGCGAGACGGGCCGCGTCTCGACGATTCTCACGCAAGCCCGGGTGTGCCCCGGGCCGCAGGCTCGGGTCTGCGTCAACCCGGCCACCCTGGAATCGATCGGTAGTGTCCAGGTCGCCACGGCCCGACAGATCGACGGCCTGGTCTCGCGGGCACAGCGCGCATTCGCGACATGGCGTGGTGATCGCGACGCGCGACAGAAGCTCCTCGCGATCTGCTCGCGCGAACTCTTCGGTGTCGCGGACGCCGTCGCGCCCTTGCTCACGATGGAACACGGCAAGCCCCTCGACGAGTCCGCCGGTGAGATCCGCGCGGCCGCGAAGTTCCTTGCCGACACCGCCCGGATCGATTGGGATGACGACGCTCCCGTGTGCGCCGGCCGAAACCGCACGGCGGTCATCGAATACAGGCCGGTCGGAGTCGTCGCGGTACTGATCCCGTGGGACCTGCCGATCCTCCGCATGGTCGCGAAGATCGCCCCCGCCCTGGTTGCCGGCAACACGGTCATCGTCGAGACGCCGCCCACCGTGGCGCTGTCGGTCACGCGAGTGGTCGATGTCCTCGAGGCCGTGCTGCCGGACGGGGTCCTCGGCACATCCGTCGGCTACGACGACACCGGAAGCTCCCTGGTGGGCCATCCCGGGATCGGCCGAGTCTCCTATGTGGGCTCCCGAGGAGGTGCCCGGAAGATCATCAGCAAGGCCGCTCGGTTCCTGACGCCCGTCGCGACGACGACCGGGGGCGGCGGTGCGGCGGTGGTTCTCCCGGATGCGCACGTCGACGCGACAGCAACCGCATTGGCGGGCAGCGCATTCCTCAATGCGGGGCAGACTCTCGGTGGCCCCGGGCGCGCGTACGTGCCGACAGAGATGGTGGATGCGTTCTGCGAGGCGCTCTCGGAAAACATGCGCATGCTGACCGTCGGCGACGGGTCGAGCCCGGAGACGTCGATCGGTCCGCTCCACAGTGCGCGTCAGTTGAGGGTGGTCGAGGACTTCCTCGCCCGGTCCGTGGCCGCGGGGTCGACTCTCGTCCACGGCGGCGGGCGGGGCACCGACCTCCCCGGGCACTTCCTCGAACCGACGCTGCTGCGTGAGATCGGCGATGCGGGTGTCCCGGGTGCCGCGGTCGAGACGGCGGCCGCGGGGCCGGTGTTCACCGTCGTCGGCTTCGACGACCTCGACCGGGTCCTCGGGTGGATCGGCGAACCACCACACGCTCTCAGCGCATCGGTATGGGGGACCGACATCGACCGAGCGGCCAAGGTCGCCGAACGTGTCGATGCCCAATCCGTGTCGGTGAATCGACACGAGGTCACCGACGCGACATCGCCGTTCGAAATGGTGGCAGCGAGCGGATTCGGAATGATCGGTGGCCGCGCCGTCGACGAGTTCCTGCAGTTCCGTGTGATCAACCATTGA
- a CDS encoding TetR/AcrR family transcriptional regulator, with protein sequence MKSEISARAGRPRDPGKDQAVLAATRRLLATVGYQQTTISAIARASEVNTPAIYRRWPSREALIEEAVHGTGGHPLPEETGDLRADLATWVRIFLARAARPAARAGVPGLLADSRSEDARRRLLAIGAPVRKAFSDLLEGAVTRGEIAPGADPMFLFDLMSGTTMMRGLMQGAEGADTFVDSLADALYVLAAHATESAGTS encoded by the coding sequence GTGAAGTCTGAGATTTCGGCCCGCGCAGGGCGTCCTCGCGACCCGGGCAAGGATCAAGCCGTGCTCGCCGCGACCCGTCGCCTGCTGGCGACGGTCGGCTATCAGCAGACGACGATCTCCGCGATCGCCCGAGCCTCCGAGGTGAACACGCCGGCCATCTATCGGCGGTGGCCGTCTCGTGAGGCGCTGATCGAGGAGGCTGTGCACGGCACCGGCGGGCATCCGCTACCCGAAGAGACCGGGGACCTGCGGGCCGATCTGGCCACGTGGGTGCGCATCTTCCTGGCCCGCGCGGCGCGTCCGGCAGCCCGTGCCGGCGTCCCGGGCCTGTTGGCCGACTCGCGGTCCGAGGACGCGCGCAGACGCCTCCTCGCCATCGGAGCCCCCGTACGCAAGGCCTTCTCCGACCTACTCGAAGGGGCGGTCACCCGCGGGGAGATAGCCCCGGGGGCGGACCCGATGTTCCTGTTCGACCTGATGTCGGGCACCACGATGATGCGCGGACTCATGCAAGGCGCCGAGGGCGCCGATACCTTCGTCGATTCGCTCGCCGACGCCCTGTACGTCCTGGCGGCGCACGCAACCGAATCGGCGGGCACCAGCTAG